Proteins encoded by one window of Candidatus Zymogenus saltonus:
- a CDS encoding HAMP domain-containing protein, with protein sequence MGTKKGDFQWDGVNRRKEKKRKIERRQYSWRSIQLGDAIRKYERRKEERRKSIKERKKYAIFTNLKKKLLIYFLLIVFVSLSISLELIWEAGETKLKDELKSGVITEAPEGEVRDAVSAIDYDQAFKSLHRLQIRMVIILAIVAFAVFLTLYFFIKDVADPLDEMVKTAKEVSKGNLGRTVPVYSKDEIGQLGSIINDITADFQEVLLMVGKISLSASDATDIIHNKVEVLKEKKISDDIQKQLNVLYKDISELKSLVESFSFYHIDLDKL encoded by the coding sequence ATGGGGACAAAAAAGGGCGATTTTCAGTGGGATGGTGTAAATCGGAGAAAGGAAAAAAAGCGAAAGATAGAAAGGAGACAGTACAGCTGGCGCTCGATCCAGCTTGGCGATGCGATCAGGAAATACGAAAGGAGGAAAGAAGAGAGAAGGAAAAGCATCAAAGAGAGGAAAAAATACGCCATCTTTACAAACCTGAAGAAGAAGCTCTTGATATACTTCCTGTTGATTGTCTTTGTTTCCCTCTCCATAAGCCTGGAGTTGATTTGGGAGGCGGGAGAGACGAAGCTTAAGGATGAACTGAAAAGCGGTGTAATAACGGAGGCGCCTGAGGGGGAGGTCAGGGATGCGGTATCGGCGATAGACTACGACCAGGCCTTCAAGTCCTTGCATAGGCTTCAGATTAGAATGGTAATCATCCTTGCCATTGTTGCCTTTGCTGTGTTTCTCACCTTGTATTTCTTTATAAAGGACGTCGCCGATCCCCTGGACGAAATGGTCAAGACGGCAAAAGAGGTATCGAAGGGGAACCTGGGAAGGACGGTCCCCGTATACTCCAAGGACGAGATAGGGCAGCTTGGCTCCATCATAAACGATATCACCGCGGATTTTCAGGAGGTACTCCTAATGGTTGGGAAGATCAGCCTTTCCGCCTCCGACGCCACGGATATTATTCACAACAAGGTGGAGGTGTTGAAGGAGAAGAAGATAAGCGACGATATTCAGAAGCAGCTAAATGTTTTATACAAAGATATAAGCGAGTTGAAATCACTGGTGGAATCCTTCAGCTTCTACCATATCGACCTGGACAAGCTGTAA
- a CDS encoding sulfite exporter TauE/SafE family protein — MEYILDFWASASGNLFMFPVAICVAALATGSGFGGGIIFLPIFVYVLDMTIPQSIGTSMVTELCGMTSAMIGYVRQRQIEYGMAFPMVLLSIPGVVIGLHLAMVINEAILKVFFGLLVVGCAAWTFVSMIERKYGDREGLNVEEMYPFSWVPFIGGISSGLSSVGTAETIFPLLERIYKINVHRAIATTIVVEGLVGWVATSINIWEGQIRWDVAVFTMTGVLIGGQLGPIVNRITPVSVLKVIFSVFVFLTGSKMVYDNIPKILGLFK; from the coding sequence ATGGAATACATTTTAGATTTCTGGGCCTCGGCATCCGGCAATTTATTTATGTTTCCGGTTGCCATCTGCGTGGCGGCCCTGGCTACGGGGAGCGGATTCGGCGGCGGAATAATATTTCTGCCCATCTTCGTCTACGTCCTTGATATGACGATACCCCAGAGCATAGGAACCAGCATGGTAACGGAGCTTTGTGGAATGACCTCGGCGATGATCGGGTATGTGAGACAGAGGCAGATCGAGTACGGGATGGCCTTTCCGATGGTTCTTCTCTCCATTCCGGGAGTAGTCATCGGTCTCCATCTGGCTATGGTGATAAACGAGGCGATTTTGAAGGTTTTTTTTGGATTGCTCGTTGTAGGATGTGCCGCGTGGACATTTGTATCGATGATTGAGAGGAAATATGGAGACAGGGAGGGACTTAACGTGGAGGAGATGTATCCCTTCAGCTGGGTTCCCTTTATCGGCGGCATATCAAGCGGATTGAGCTCTGTTGGTACGGCGGAGACCATTTTCCCCCTTCTGGAAAGGATCTACAAAATCAACGTCCACAGAGCGATCGCCACGACCATTGTGGTAGAGGGGCTGGTGGGGTGGGTTGCCACGTCGATAAATATCTGGGAGGGACAGATCCGGTGGGACGTGGCCGTCTTCACCATGACGGGCGTTCTGATAGGCGGACAGCTGGGGCCAATCGTAAACAGGATTACCCCGGTCTCGGTCCTAAAGGTTATATTCTCGGTATTCGTATTCTTGACAGGATCGAAGATGGTTTACGATAACATCCCGAAAATTTTAGGTCTTTTTAAGTAG
- a CDS encoding sulfite exporter TauE/SafE family protein: MEDFYFLSFFAGVLIAMMVTLTGIGGGILWSPFLMVVYKFSPEKAITTALFIQMVGMLGGAYQYLRSGRVDIRLALLYTAFALPMVVLGSFLGERVGEKVLTVSLGLVAIGVAVLFISGDDWYGEEVKKRAEIKTALRYGVVPLVTSVLSGMLSVGVGDFIVPVMVKKLKLSMEVAIGTALAIMFVVVAFGAFSHLLFEGSASWPVLLWAAGGVLLGGFLGSNISERINDAHLRELFIFILLFIGIHMIYTGV; the protein is encoded by the coding sequence ATGGAGGATTTTTATTTTCTGTCGTTTTTCGCGGGCGTGTTGATCGCGATGATGGTTACGCTGACCGGAATTGGGGGAGGAATCTTGTGGTCCCCGTTTCTGATGGTGGTTTATAAATTTTCCCCGGAAAAGGCGATAACCACCGCCCTCTTCATTCAGATGGTGGGGATGCTCGGGGGCGCGTATCAATACTTGAGGTCGGGAAGGGTGGACATAAGGCTTGCCCTACTTTACACGGCCTTCGCCCTTCCGATGGTGGTTCTGGGGTCGTTCCTCGGGGAGAGAGTGGGAGAAAAGGTACTTACGGTTTCCCTTGGACTTGTGGCGATAGGCGTTGCCGTCCTTTTCATCTCCGGCGACGACTGGTACGGGGAGGAGGTGAAAAAGAGGGCCGAGATCAAAACAGCGCTCAGATACGGAGTGGTACCCCTTGTGACCTCGGTCTTGAGCGGCATGCTCTCCGTTGGAGTGGGGGATTTTATAGTTCCGGTGATGGTAAAGAAGTTGAAGCTGTCTATGGAGGTCGCAATAGGGACGGCCCTTGCGATTATGTTTGTAGTTGTTGCGTTCGGGGCGTTTTCCCACCTCCTCTTTGAGGGGAGCGCATCTTGGCCGGTTCTATTGTGGGCGGCGGGCGGGGTGCTTTTAGGTGGGTTTTTAGGATCGAATATCTCGGAGAGGATAAATGACGCCCACTTGAGAGAGCTCTTTATATTTATTTTGCTCTTCATAGGGATTCATATGATATATACCGGTGTTTGA
- a CDS encoding chemotaxis protein CheW has translation MIDEELLKEFIIEGNEHLSDFEVNLNRLIDEPENREVLNQVFRAVHSIKGSADYLGLSKTGGFLHSLEGILEKLRGGDMRLTKEVLDVLFLGMDTVRSILKDLSQSGEEMTDISAIQARVESVLEGVGEDDEVLELDEVNDKDVDIYEGLEELDEAFKEYEEKEEGEDIYEGLEDVDGIFEREKREKEELDIYEGLEDVDDIFAREKEKGEEVDIYDGLEDIDFEGESGVAGERFDEKESTQTDFFDDEIEVVLEEHLTELERSVKKLEDTKTLDELDNFLKLVNSFSTSIEYFGFDELNTILSGIIRTVQLMLDEGERVSDTEVLYFYNALDQIRGFVKGEGFSEVIEPKKSKTSEIFSRVLTLEEAVREFTIIPGVGGSKAKDIYEAGIKSLKALSEIRVEELEAIKGINLNLARNIRAYFRERGDVVKEEPKPARVEPRPAKEEPKPARVEPKPFKTEPPKPGVSDDVSLKLREEVKEDFKEGYDVELVDIFLTATVDLFSLLEIDLGSIRKMEADENTLREIIDVTWKLKRSAKYMEYENISKRLDEVNRLTTKYLDNRDEFTVDDVSLLVKGLLELREGLRKSKIISGGEEAGDVDYEELSEEDKELVQIFLSAADQYIDTLSTCLTNFREGKNIEETVEIYQKALESLKSSAKFMGYDNIIDNLDNQLGLIDKNVIEDKSGSQLYGDLVVSFNKLKEEVEEVSDIIKEISTEKMEIKTLYLKKEPAARLEDVEVKRKDVIEKLPPKPEPVVRREPAAAPLDRRAVPTGQPGAQPTGPSGAQPTGPPGGATPPDGTGGMMPPGDEGEPPGTDFAYSKQTLRVETDRVDNIMNLVGELVVNRASFSQLLLTFKEAYRDILELKKLDKSEIALLRQLSLNMESSTMELGRVANELQEGVMRVRMVGINQLFSRFPRLVRDLADKMDKRVKLAITGRETELDKSVIEEIGDPLIHIIRNAIDHGIESVAERRKNGKPEMGTLAISAYHQGNQVIIEVTDDGSGIDQEAIKDRMVVNGEITEAERIRVSEREALNYLFKPGISMAKRISNVSGRGVGLDIVKKNIDKLNGTVDVVTEMNVGTKFLIKLPLTLAIIQALIVDISGKNYSIPLSAVTETVRVNLGEIDTIEGHQVLRIRDKVLPLLSLKDVFKMNYDLEGEGFVGEKQVFVVVLSAEGREVGLIVDRLVGEENIVIKSLEEYLSDTKGVSGASIMGDGKISLILDVIELVNLAIDKEKSIRRRQMQERLKRRNSSRRGNDTTSPA, from the coding sequence ATGATTGACGAAGAACTTTTAAAGGAATTTATTATAGAGGGCAACGAGCATCTTTCCGATTTCGAGGTGAACCTTAACAGACTTATAGATGAGCCTGAAAATCGAGAGGTACTTAATCAGGTTTTCAGGGCGGTCCACAGCATAAAGGGCTCGGCGGATTACCTGGGACTTTCCAAGACCGGCGGTTTCCTTCACTCCCTGGAGGGGATATTGGAGAAGCTGAGGGGAGGGGATATGAGGCTTACTAAGGAGGTCCTGGACGTACTCTTTCTGGGGATGGATACAGTCAGGTCGATACTTAAGGACCTCTCTCAGTCAGGGGAGGAGATGACCGATATTTCTGCGATTCAGGCCAGGGTCGAGAGTGTTCTTGAGGGAGTGGGTGAGGATGACGAGGTGCTCGAGCTTGACGAGGTAAATGACAAAGATGTCGACATCTACGAGGGGCTCGAAGAACTGGACGAGGCCTTTAAGGAATACGAGGAGAAAGAGGAAGGGGAGGATATCTACGAGGGGCTGGAAGATGTGGACGGTATTTTTGAGAGAGAAAAGAGGGAGAAAGAGGAGTTGGATATTTACGAGGGGCTGGAAGATGTTGACGACATTTTTGCGAGGGAAAAGGAGAAAGGGGAGGAGGTGGATATATATGATGGGCTTGAGGATATAGACTTCGAGGGGGAGTCCGGCGTTGCAGGGGAGAGGTTCGATGAGAAGGAATCGACGCAAACAGATTTCTTCGATGACGAGATAGAGGTGGTGTTGGAAGAGCACCTCACGGAGCTTGAGAGGTCGGTAAAGAAGCTCGAGGATACAAAGACCCTCGATGAATTGGATAACTTCCTGAAGCTTGTCAACAGCTTCAGTACGTCCATAGAATATTTCGGATTTGACGAGCTAAACACAATACTGTCGGGAATAATCAGGACGGTTCAGCTTATGCTGGATGAGGGCGAGAGGGTGAGCGATACCGAGGTCCTTTATTTTTACAATGCGTTGGATCAGATAAGGGGATTTGTCAAGGGTGAGGGCTTTTCCGAGGTTATTGAGCCGAAGAAGTCTAAGACGTCGGAAATCTTTTCAAGAGTGCTCACCCTTGAAGAAGCGGTAAGGGAGTTTACGATTATCCCTGGGGTGGGGGGATCGAAGGCAAAGGATATCTATGAGGCCGGCATAAAGAGCCTTAAGGCTCTGTCCGAGATCCGGGTGGAGGAGCTGGAGGCGATCAAGGGGATAAACCTCAATCTCGCCAGAAATATAAGGGCCTATTTCCGGGAGAGGGGAGATGTTGTAAAGGAAGAGCCGAAGCCCGCTAGGGTTGAGCCGAGACCGGCCAAGGAAGAGCCGAAACCCGCTAGGGTCGAGCCGAAACCGTTTAAGACCGAGCCGCCCAAGCCTGGGGTATCGGACGATGTATCGCTCAAGTTAAGGGAAGAGGTGAAAGAGGACTTTAAGGAAGGCTATGACGTCGAGTTGGTGGACATTTTTCTGACGGCAACGGTCGACCTCTTTTCACTTCTGGAGATAGATCTCGGAAGCATAAGGAAGATGGAGGCGGATGAGAATACATTGAGGGAGATAATCGATGTTACGTGGAAGCTTAAGAGGTCAGCCAAGTATATGGAATATGAAAACATCTCTAAACGGCTCGACGAGGTCAACAGGCTTACCACAAAGTATCTCGATAACAGAGATGAATTTACAGTCGATGACGTGAGCCTCCTCGTCAAGGGGCTCTTGGAGTTGAGGGAGGGCTTAAGAAAATCAAAGATTATATCCGGAGGCGAAGAGGCGGGAGATGTGGATTACGAGGAGTTATCGGAGGAGGATAAGGAGCTTGTCCAGATATTCCTCTCAGCCGCCGACCAATACATAGACACTTTATCGACGTGTCTTACGAATTTCAGGGAGGGCAAGAACATCGAGGAGACCGTCGAGATTTATCAAAAGGCATTGGAAAGTCTCAAGTCTTCCGCAAAATTCATGGGATACGATAACATTATCGACAACCTTGACAATCAGCTGGGCCTCATAGACAAGAACGTCATCGAGGATAAGAGTGGGTCCCAGCTTTACGGCGATCTTGTGGTAAGCTTTAATAAACTCAAGGAAGAAGTGGAGGAAGTGAGCGATATCATAAAAGAGATTTCCACGGAGAAGATGGAGATAAAGACGTTGTACCTGAAAAAGGAGCCGGCCGCTCGATTGGAGGATGTGGAGGTCAAGAGGAAAGATGTCATCGAGAAGCTCCCTCCCAAACCGGAGCCGGTTGTAAGGAGGGAGCCGGCGGCAGCGCCTCTCGACAGAAGAGCCGTGCCGACCGGCCAGCCGGGAGCTCAGCCGACCGGCCCGTCGGGAGCTCAGCCGACCGGCCCGCCGGGCGGTGCGACACCGCCTGATGGAACCGGCGGCATGATGCCTCCCGGGGACGAAGGCGAACCCCCCGGAACTGACTTCGCATATTCCAAGCAGACCCTCAGGGTGGAGACCGATCGGGTCGATAATATAATGAACCTCGTCGGGGAATTGGTGGTAAACAGGGCGAGCTTCTCTCAGCTTCTTTTGACCTTCAAAGAGGCATACAGAGATATTCTGGAATTGAAAAAGCTGGACAAATCGGAGATAGCCCTATTAAGACAGCTTTCATTGAACATGGAATCCTCGACCATGGAGCTGGGAAGGGTGGCAAATGAGCTTCAAGAGGGCGTTATGCGCGTCAGGATGGTCGGGATAAACCAGCTCTTCAGCAGGTTCCCGAGGCTTGTCAGGGACCTTGCCGACAAGATGGACAAGAGGGTCAAGCTGGCCATAACCGGCAGGGAGACGGAGCTCGATAAATCGGTGATAGAAGAGATAGGAGACCCCCTTATTCATATAATCAGAAACGCCATCGACCACGGAATAGAGTCCGTTGCCGAGAGGAGGAAGAATGGGAAGCCAGAGATGGGGACCCTCGCAATTTCCGCCTATCACCAGGGAAACCAGGTGATCATCGAGGTGACCGATGACGGAAGCGGCATCGACCAGGAGGCAATCAAGGACCGTATGGTCGTAAACGGGGAGATAACGGAGGCGGAGAGGATCAGGGTCTCGGAGCGGGAAGCCCTGAACTACCTGTTTAAGCCCGGAATATCCATGGCGAAGAGGATAAGCAACGTCTCTGGACGAGGTGTGGGGCTCGATATAGTCAAGAAGAACATAGACAAGTTGAACGGTACGGTGGACGTTGTAACCGAAATGAATGTCGGCACCAAGTTTCTAATAAAGCTGCCGTTGACCCTTGCCATTATTCAGGCCCTTATAGTGGACATATCGGGGAAAAATTATTCAATCCCCCTGTCGGCGGTAACGGAGACCGTAAGGGTAAATCTGGGCGAGATAGACACCATAGAGGGCCATCAGGTGTTGAGGATAAGGGACAAGGTACTTCCCCTCTTGAGTCTGAAGGATGTTTTCAAGATGAACTACGACCTTGAAGGCGAGGGTTTTGTTGGAGAAAAGCAGGTCTTTGTAGTGGTCCTTTCGGCGGAGGGTCGAGAGGTGGGACTTATCGTCGACAGGCTTGTGGGAGAGGAAAATATCGTTATCAAGTCTCTCGAAGAGTACCTCTCAGACACCAAGGGTGTCTCAGGAGCTTCGATTATGGGGGACGGCAAGATCTCGCTTATCCTTGACGTGATAGAGCTTGTAAACCTCGCCATAGATAAGGAGAAGAGTATCAGGAGAAGGCAGATGCAGGAGCGCCTGAAGAGGAGAAACAGCAGCCGGAGGGGCAATGATACGACTTCCCCGGCTTAA
- a CDS encoding chemotaxis response regulator protein-glutamate methylesterase, with the protein MADKIRVLVVDDSAVIRRAVIQAMQEVDDIEVVAVASDGQEAIAKYKEYRPDVVTMDVIMPKMDGLSALRILVKEHRAPVIMLSGLTKEGANITLRSLDAGAVDFITKPQKGSMLLNFQFLKDELSSKIRTAAKVNFDSNLTLSNEISAARADLDVDKNVKSKSIEGYTKEELNRLSENKVVVIGASTGGPKAIEYILSKMKRKLPAGIVVAQHMPRFFTRFFADRLNRITSLSVDEARNGDIIEEGRVLVIPGEHDVRISRVFMAPQIELEAKEVEDNSPTPSIDTLFYSAAATFGKKTLGVILTGMGRDGYKGLKAIKIMGGRTIAQDERSSLVFGMPKFAINAGVVDSVMSLYQIPGMIENVINNDSN; encoded by the coding sequence ATGGCAGACAAGATCAGAGTTTTGGTCGTAGACGATTCCGCGGTGATCAGACGCGCCGTAATCCAGGCAATGCAGGAGGTGGACGACATAGAGGTTGTGGCCGTTGCGAGCGATGGTCAGGAGGCTATTGCCAAATACAAAGAATATAGACCCGACGTCGTTACGATGGACGTGATTATGCCGAAGATGGACGGTCTTTCAGCCCTCAGGATTCTTGTAAAGGAGCATAGGGCGCCGGTTATCATGCTCAGCGGATTGACAAAGGAGGGAGCAAACATCACGCTTCGCTCCCTTGATGCCGGCGCGGTTGACTTTATTACAAAACCCCAGAAGGGATCGATGCTTCTGAACTTCCAGTTCTTGAAGGATGAGCTGTCGTCAAAGATCCGAACTGCGGCAAAGGTAAATTTTGATTCCAACCTTACCCTTTCCAATGAAATAAGTGCCGCAAGAGCAGATCTGGATGTCGACAAGAATGTCAAGAGCAAATCGATCGAAGGATATACGAAGGAAGAGCTTAACAGGCTCTCTGAAAACAAGGTCGTGGTAATCGGGGCCTCCACGGGGGGGCCCAAGGCTATCGAGTATATCCTGTCCAAGATGAAGAGGAAGTTACCGGCGGGGATAGTAGTGGCACAGCACATGCCTCGGTTTTTTACGCGCTTTTTCGCCGACAGGCTGAACAGGATAACGTCGCTCAGCGTTGACGAGGCGAGAAACGGCGATATAATCGAGGAGGGGAGGGTTCTCGTAATCCCGGGGGAGCACGATGTAAGGATATCCAGGGTTTTTATGGCACCCCAGATCGAGCTGGAGGCGAAGGAGGTTGAAGACAACTCACCGACTCCCTCGATAGACACCCTGTTCTACTCCGCCGCGGCGACCTTCGGCAAGAAGACCCTCGGAGTTATACTTACAGGGATGGGGAGGGACGGATACAAGGGGCTTAAGGCGATAAAGATAATGGGGGGCAGGACCATCGCCCAAGACGAGAGGTCGTCTTTGGTCTTCGGAATGCCTAAATTCGCGATAAACGCGGGAGTGGTGGACAGTGTAATGTCCCTGTACCAGATACCGGGAATGATCGAGAACGTTATAAACAATGATTCAAATTGA
- a CDS encoding ParA family protein, with translation MSKVITIASQKGGVGKTTTAVNLGASLGVFERKTLVVGIDPQCGLWLSFGRNKENLRGGVYDAVVNSTEPAKIIHGTEIEFLNFIPANIWSNEEETRYLTTITQDILSIKRIIDKIKDDYEYVLVDCPPSLGAVTVAGMAAADYLLVPVQSEYFALKTIGRLIRAARVVGRKYNPNLKLLGFLLTMVDSRTAASVEVVKSLQDDLKGKVFNTKIPRNVRLSEVPKLGKPVVLFDVVCPGAKAHLDLTREVIEKTKG, from the coding sequence ATGAGTAAAGTAATAACAATAGCGAGCCAGAAGGGGGGGGTCGGCAAGACGACGACCGCGGTAAACCTGGGGGCGTCGTTGGGAGTTTTCGAGAGGAAGACCCTCGTTGTCGGGATCGATCCCCAGTGTGGGCTCTGGTTGAGCTTCGGGCGAAACAAGGAAAACCTGAGGGGCGGGGTCTATGACGCCGTAGTCAACTCGACGGAGCCCGCCAAGATAATACACGGCACCGAGATAGAATTTCTCAATTTTATCCCGGCCAATATATGGTCAAACGAGGAAGAGACAAGATACCTGACCACGATAACCCAGGATATCCTGTCGATAAAGAGGATCATAGACAAGATCAAAGACGACTACGAATATGTCTTGGTGGATTGCCCCCCGTCTCTCGGCGCCGTAACGGTGGCGGGAATGGCCGCGGCGGACTACCTTTTGGTTCCGGTTCAGAGCGAATACTTCGCCCTGAAGACCATCGGGAGGCTCATCAGGGCGGCGAGGGTGGTGGGACGAAAATACAATCCGAACCTGAAGCTTCTCGGGTTCCTGCTGACCATGGTCGATTCGAGAACGGCGGCGTCCGTCGAGGTTGTCAAGAGCCTTCAGGATGACCTCAAGGGAAAAGTATTCAATACGAAGATCCCGAGAAACGTCCGCCTCTCCGAGGTGCCGAAGCTGGGCAAGCCGGTCGTGCTCTTCGATGTCGTGTGCCCCGGGGCGAAGGCCCACCTCGACCTCACAAGGGAGGTAATAGAAAAGACGAAGGGATAA